In Hwangdonia lutea, a single window of DNA contains:
- the atpD gene encoding F0F1 ATP synthase subunit beta: MSKVTGKVAQIVGPVIDVEFEAGTELPKIYDSLEIKKTDDSILVLEVQSHIGEDTVRTIAMDSSDGLSRGTEVTATGAPIQMPIGDAVYGRLFNVIGDAIDGLGDLPKAGEAGLPIHREAPKFEDLSTSTEVLFTGIKVIDLIEPYAKGGKIGLFGGAGVGKTVLIQELINNIAKGHGGLSVFAGVGERTREGNDLLREMLESGIIRYGDDFMHSMEEGGWDLSKVDKKAMLDSKATFVFGQMNEPPGARARVALSGLTIAEYFRDGAGEGQGKDVLFFVDNIFRFTQAGSEVSALLGRMPSAVGYQPTLATEMGAMQERITSTKRGSITSVQAVYVPADDLTDPAPATTFAHLDATTVLSRKIAELGIYPAVDPLDSTSRILTADILGNEHYDCAQRVKELLQRYKELQDIIAILGMEELSEEDKMAVGRARRVQRFLSQPFHVAEQFTGIPGVLVDIKETIKGFNMIMDGELDHLPEAAFNLKGTIEEAIEAGEKMLAEA; encoded by the coding sequence ATGTCTAAAGTTACAGGTAAAGTTGCACAGATAGTAGGTCCGGTTATCGATGTTGAATTCGAAGCGGGTACTGAACTTCCAAAAATTTATGATTCATTAGAAATTAAAAAAACCGACGATTCTATTTTAGTACTAGAAGTACAGTCTCACATTGGTGAAGATACCGTGCGTACCATTGCCATGGATTCTTCGGATGGGTTAAGTAGAGGAACAGAGGTTACTGCTACTGGTGCACCTATTCAAATGCCAATTGGTGATGCTGTTTATGGTCGTTTATTTAATGTAATTGGAGATGCAATTGATGGCCTTGGAGATTTGCCTAAAGCTGGAGAAGCTGGTTTGCCAATTCACAGAGAGGCACCAAAATTTGAAGATTTATCAACCTCTACTGAAGTTTTATTTACAGGTATTAAAGTAATCGATTTAATTGAGCCTTATGCAAAAGGTGGTAAAATTGGTTTATTTGGTGGTGCCGGAGTAGGTAAAACGGTATTGATTCAGGAGTTGATTAACAATATTGCAAAAGGACACGGTGGACTTTCAGTATTCGCAGGAGTAGGGGAAAGAACTCGTGAAGGAAATGATTTACTTCGTGAAATGTTAGAATCAGGCATTATCCGTTACGGTGATGATTTTATGCATTCTATGGAAGAAGGCGGATGGGATTTATCTAAGGTTGATAAAAAAGCGATGCTAGATTCTAAAGCAACGTTTGTATTCGGACAGATGAATGAGCCACCTGGAGCACGTGCTCGTGTGGCACTTTCAGGATTAACCATTGCTGAGTATTTCCGTGATGGTGCTGGTGAAGGCCAAGGGAAAGATGTACTTTTCTTTGTCGATAATATCTTCCGTTTTACACAAGCTGGTTCTGAGGTATCTGCACTATTAGGGCGTATGCCTTCTGCGGTAGGTTACCAACCAACATTAGCCACAGAAATGGGAGCGATGCAAGAGCGTATTACATCAACAAAAAGAGGTTCTATTACATCGGTACAAGCGGTTTACGTACCTGCGGATGATTTAACCGATCCTGCGCCTGCTACAACCTTTGCCCACTTAGATGCTACAACTGTACTATCTCGTAAAATTGCCGAGTTAGGTATTTACCCTGCGGTAGATCCGTTAGATTCTACATCAAGAATTCTTACGGCTGATATATTAGGTAACGAGCATTACGATTGTGCACAACGTGTAAAAGAGTTATTACAACGCTATAAAGAATTACAAGATATTATTGCCATTCTTGGTATGGAAGAATTGTCTGAAGAAGATAAAATGGCTGTAGGTAGAGCTAGACGTGTACAACGTTTCTTATCGCAACCGTTCCATGTAGCAGAGCAGTTTACAGGTATTCCTGGAGTATTGGTAGATATTAAGGAAACCATTAAAGGGTTTAACATGATTATGGATGGTGAATTAGACCACTTGCCAGAAGCCGCGTTTAACCTTAAAGGAACCATTGAAGAAGCTATTGAAGCTGGAGAGAAAATGTTAGCTGAAGCATAA
- a CDS encoding G-D-S-L family lipolytic protein, whose amino-acid sequence MKNIKYLSFLCALAVLVACNEPEDVLKGTSIEPKVEQELPQLANGSADFSTYVALGNSLTAGFSDNALFIASQENSLPNILSQKLAMLGGGSFTQPLMNDNFGGLAVAGNRIPGFDPRLVTTGSAPLPLESVIGPVTVTTDIALNNPTGPFNNMGVPGAKSFHLLAPGYGNLANVSLGLANPYFVRMTGATPNASVLELAMAQSPTFFSLWIGNNDVLGYAISGGDGSNPITPADGPPGVGFNNTYAALIATLTSGGAKGIVANIPYVTDIPHFTTVPHNPVPLDAATAGAVNQAYAAYNGGIQQAFAFLVANTPLTQEQADAEIAKRTISFAEGEGNAVVIIDEDLTDLTAINPALVSMRQATADDLLVLPASSFIGTLAVPGNPLTVNGVAVPLEDKWVLTPEEQAEIKAATDVFNATIEAVANGAGLAFVDANALLSQLNTTGIPSGNFILTSNLVTGGAFSLDGVHLTSRGYAMAANEFMKAIDATYGTNFEASGNLVDIGTYPTNYAPTLQ is encoded by the coding sequence ATGAAAAATATAAAATACTTATCCTTCTTATGTGCACTTGCAGTTCTTGTGGCATGTAATGAACCAGAAGACGTACTTAAAGGCACGAGCATAGAACCAAAAGTAGAACAGGAATTGCCACAATTGGCTAATGGTTCTGCAGATTTTTCTACTTATGTGGCATTAGGAAACTCCTTAACAGCAGGATTTTCAGACAACGCATTGTTTATAGCTTCTCAAGAAAATTCGCTTCCAAATATCCTGTCTCAAAAGCTAGCGATGTTAGGCGGCGGTAGTTTTACACAACCTCTAATGAACGATAATTTTGGAGGATTAGCCGTTGCTGGAAATAGAATTCCTGGATTTGATCCAAGATTGGTAACAACCGGTAGCGCTCCTTTACCTTTAGAATCTGTTATAGGACCTGTTACTGTAACCACCGATATCGCTTTAAATAATCCAACGGGGCCTTTTAATAATATGGGAGTTCCAGGTGCAAAAAGCTTTCATTTATTAGCACCGGGATATGGTAATTTAGCGAATGTGTCCTTAGGACTTGCTAACCCCTATTTTGTTAGAATGACCGGAGCTACACCCAATGCCAGCGTATTGGAATTAGCCATGGCGCAATCGCCAACCTTCTTTTCACTATGGATAGGCAATAACGACGTACTTGGTTATGCGATTTCAGGAGGTGATGGTTCAAACCCTATCACACCGGCAGATGGACCTCCAGGAGTTGGTTTCAACAATACTTATGCGGCTTTAATTGCAACCTTAACATCTGGTGGAGCCAAAGGTATTGTCGCCAATATTCCTTATGTTACAGATATTCCACATTTTACAACGGTACCACATAATCCTGTACCCTTAGATGCTGCAACGGCGGGTGCGGTAAATCAAGCTTATGCTGCATATAATGGTGGTATTCAACAGGCATTTGCATTTCTAGTTGCAAATACGCCGCTTACTCAAGAACAAGCTGATGCTGAAATTGCTAAAAGAACCATTAGTTTTGCGGAAGGTGAAGGTAACGCTGTTGTAATTATAGATGAAGATTTAACAGATTTAACAGCTATAAATCCTGCATTGGTAAGTATGAGGCAAGCTACGGCGGACGATTTATTAGTACTACCAGCATCGTCTTTTATAGGTACACTTGCGGTACCGGGCAATCCTTTAACGGTTAATGGTGTTGCTGTGCCTTTAGAGGATAAATGGGTATTAACCCCAGAAGAGCAAGCAGAAATTAAAGCAGCCACCGATGTATTTAATGCAACCATTGAAGCTGTTGCAAATGGCGCAGGACTAGCTTTTGTTGATGCTAATGCTTTATTATCGCAGTTAAACACTACAGGAATTCCTTCCGGAAATTTTATATTAACTTCTAATTTAGTAACGGGGGGCGCTTTTTCCTTAGACGGGGTTCATTTAACATCAAGGGGTTATGCTATGGCAGCCAATGAGTTTATGAAAGCAATTGATGCGACATACGGAACTAATTTTGAAGCTTCCGGTAATTTAGTAGATATTGGAACCTATCCAACAAACTATGCACCAACGCTGCAATAA